From Triticum urartu cultivar G1812 chromosome 2, Tu2.1, whole genome shotgun sequence, a single genomic window includes:
- the LOC125541154 gene encoding peroxidase 2-like, with amino-acid sequence MGRVAIWIACVLLLAVTCQGKGAPGHRVRVGYYNRKCPAAEIIVRAVVGKAVSRNPGLGAGIIRMAFHDCFVQGCDASVLLDPTPANPRPEKLGPPNFPSLRGFEVIDAAKAVLERVCPRVVSCADVIAFAARDSAFFLSSSRIDYKMPAGRFDGSVSLESEALQFLPPPFFNLTQLVDSFKAKNMNEDDLVVLSGAHTIGVSHCSSFTDRLPPNPSDMNPGLTRLLQSKCPVSPNFTNDPTVAQDIVTPNRMDNKYYTNLIKRNVLFTSDAALLTSGKTATKVMENAFIPGSWEKKFAKAMVKMAAIELKTAANGEIRRNCRVVNK; translated from the exons ATGGGTAGGGTTGCGATCTGGATCGCGTGTGTGCTGCTCCTGGCGGTGACATGCCAGGGGAAGGGGGCGCCGGGGCACAGGGTGAGGGTCGGGTACTACAACCGCAAGTGCCCCGCGGCGGAGATCATCGTCAGGGCCGTCGTCGGCAAGGCCGTCTCCCGGAACCCCGGCCTCGGCGCCGGCATCATTCGCATGGCCTTCCACGACTGCTTCGTCCAG GGCTGTGATGCGTCGGTGCTGCTGGACCCGACGCCGGCGAACCCGCGGCCGGAGAAGCTCGGCCCGCCCAACTTCCCCAGTCTGCGCGGCTTCGAGGTGATCGACGCGGCCAAGGCGGTCCTCGAGAGGGTCTGCCCTAGAGTCGTCTCCTGCGCCGACGTCATCGCCTTCGCCGCACGCGACTCCGCCTTCTTCCTCAGCAGCAGCAGGATCGACTACAAGATGCCGGCGGGGCGGTTCGACGGGAGCGTGTCGCTCGAGAGCGAGGCGCTGCAGTTCCTCCCCCCGCCCTTCTTCAACCTCACGCAGCTCGTCGACAGCTTCAAGGCCAAGAACATGAACGAGGACGACCTCGTGGTGCTCTCCGGCGCGCACACCATCGGCGTGTCGCACTGCTCCTCTTTCACCGACCGCCTGCCCCCGAACCCCTCAGACATGAACCCCGGCCTCACCAGGCTGCTGCAGAGCAAGTGCCCCGTCAGCCCCAACTTCACCAACGACCCCACGGTGGCGCAGGACATTGTCACCCCCAACCGGATGGACAACAAGTACTACACGAACCTGATCAAGCGCAACGTGCTCTTCACCTCCGATGCGGCGCTGCTCACGTCGGGGAAGACGGCGACGAAGGTGATGGAGAACGCTTTCATCCCCGGGAGCTGGGAGAAGAAGTTCGCCAAGGCGATGGTCAAGATGGCCGCCATCGAGCTCAAGACGGCTGCCAACGGGGAGATCAGGAGGAACTGCAGGGTCGTCAACAAATAG